The following coding sequences are from one Salinicoccus sp. Bachu38 window:
- the acsA gene encoding acetate--CoA ligase, whose translation MKVELYEATDQNPNLKDYDEAVKNHDWKEVEKQFSWYETGKYNMAYECIDKHVEDGRGDKVALHYKNGDQKLSYTFEDLKKASNKAANVLRDEAGVVKGDRVFIFMARSPELYFSLLGALKIGAIVGPLFEAFMEKAVKDRLENSDAKVIITTPELLPRIPMDDLPNLEKVVVVGDGSDERYVDFDASYEKASDEFDIEWLDKEDGLILHYTSGSTGQPKGVLHVQHAMVQHYISGKYVLDLKEDDVYWCTADPGWVTGTSYGIFAPWLNGATNVVVGGRFSPESWYGAIQDLNITIWYSAPTAFRMLMGAGDEIVNDYDLSSLRHVLSVGEPLNPEVVKWGMKVFNLRIHDTWWMTETGAHMIVNMPAMDIKGGSMGKPLPGIEAAIIDDEGNELPSNRMGNLAMKRGWPAMMRKIWKNDAKYDSYFIGDWYVSGDSAYKDEDGYYWFQGRVDDVIMTAGERVGPFEIESKLVEHPAVQEAGVIGKPDPVRGEIVKAFIALREGNEPTDELKEEIRKYVKEGLAAHAAPREIEFKDKLPKTRSGKIMRRVLKAWELDLPTGDLSSMDDD comes from the coding sequence ATGAAGGTAGAACTTTACGAAGCAACGGATCAGAATCCTAACTTGAAGGATTATGACGAGGCGGTGAAAAACCACGACTGGAAAGAAGTGGAGAAGCAATTCTCCTGGTATGAGACCGGGAAATACAACATGGCCTATGAGTGCATAGACAAGCATGTTGAAGATGGTCGTGGTGATAAAGTCGCACTTCACTATAAAAATGGCGACCAGAAACTCTCATATACATTTGAGGACCTGAAGAAAGCATCCAACAAAGCCGCCAATGTCCTCAGGGATGAAGCAGGAGTTGTCAAAGGGGACCGTGTATTCATTTTCATGGCAAGAAGTCCCGAACTCTACTTTTCACTGCTTGGTGCCCTGAAGATCGGTGCAATCGTAGGTCCGCTGTTTGAAGCATTCATGGAAAAGGCAGTAAAGGATCGTCTCGAGAACAGTGATGCCAAAGTCATCATTACGACACCTGAGCTGCTGCCAAGAATTCCTATGGATGATCTGCCGAATCTTGAGAAAGTCGTCGTCGTCGGAGATGGTTCCGATGAAAGGTATGTCGATTTCGATGCTAGCTACGAGAAGGCGAGTGATGAATTCGATATAGAGTGGCTGGACAAGGAAGATGGACTTATCCTGCACTATACGAGTGGGTCGACAGGTCAGCCGAAGGGAGTTCTGCATGTCCAGCATGCCATGGTCCAGCACTATATCTCCGGCAAATATGTGCTTGATCTCAAAGAGGACGATGTCTACTGGTGCACAGCCGACCCGGGCTGGGTGACGGGTACATCATACGGTATATTTGCACCGTGGCTGAACGGTGCAACGAACGTCGTAGTCGGCGGCCGTTTCTCCCCTGAATCGTGGTATGGTGCCATCCAGGACTTGAACATAACAATCTGGTACAGTGCGCCGACGGCATTCCGTATGCTCATGGGGGCAGGGGATGAAATCGTAAACGACTATGACCTGTCTTCGCTCCGCCATGTACTGTCAGTTGGTGAACCGCTCAATCCGGAAGTGGTCAAATGGGGAATGAAGGTGTTCAACCTGAGAATCCATGACACTTGGTGGATGACCGAAACAGGGGCACATATGATCGTCAACATGCCGGCAATGGATATCAAAGGCGGTTCCATGGGCAAACCGCTGCCGGGTATTGAAGCGGCAATCATAGACGATGAAGGCAACGAACTGCCGTCAAACCGCATGGGCAACCTGGCGATGAAACGCGGATGGCCTGCGATGATGCGCAAAATCTGGAAGAATGATGCCAAGTACGATTCCTACTTCATCGGCGACTGGTATGTATCCGGTGACTCCGCCTATAAGGATGAAGATGGCTACTACTGGTTCCAGGGCCGTGTGGATGATGTCATCATGACAGCCGGTGAGCGTGTTGGACCATTCGAAATAGAATCCAAGCTCGTGGAGCATCCTGCAGTACAGGAGGCAGGGGTAATCGGCAAGCCGGACCCCGTCCGAGGAGAGATCGTCAAGGCGTTCATCGCGCTCAGGGAAGGCAACGAGCCGACGGATGAACTGAAAGAAGAGATCCGCAAATATGTCAAAGAAGGCCTTGCAGCACATGCTGCGCCAAGAGAGATTGAATTCAAGGATAAGCTGCCTAAGACGAGAAGTGGTAAGATCATGCGCCGCGTGCTGAAAGCATGGGAGCTTGACCTGCCGACAGGCGACCTGTCCTCCATGGATGACGATTAA
- a CDS encoding acetoin utilization protein AcuC, with amino-acid sequence MTRPLYVYDDALLKYRFHATHPFNQMRLKMTTDLLMASGHLRAADIIRPREATDEELELVHKKDFIEAVKLAGEGKLPEDKMESYGLNTEDTPSFEGMHEKSRMLVGATLSAVEAVMDGRTDKALSLAGGLHHGFSGRASGFCIYNDSAVAIEYIRRKYGKRVLYIDTDAHHGDGVQWIFYDTNEVMTYSIHETGRYLFPGTGSLTERGTEEGFGFAVNLPIDAFTEDTSFLEIFKETLEAAIRKFQPDVIFSQNGVDAHFRDPMTHLALTSRTFEEIPRFVNHMADKYTDGKWIAVGGGGYNIWQVVPRMWAQIWLSMTGTPAPRGPLPEAFMEQYRSRSPVDFPENWEDVLTDYSDIPRREEISEKNRSMLTRAMLHLEEQ; translated from the coding sequence ATGACAAGACCACTCTATGTGTACGATGATGCATTGCTCAAGTACCGCTTCCACGCCACCCACCCCTTCAATCAGATGAGGCTGAAGATGACGACCGATCTACTGATGGCGTCGGGTCATCTTAGGGCCGCGGATATCATCAGACCGCGCGAAGCAACTGACGAGGAGCTCGAACTGGTACACAAGAAGGATTTCATCGAAGCCGTGAAGCTTGCAGGTGAGGGAAAACTGCCTGAAGACAAGATGGAGAGCTATGGCCTCAATACGGAGGATACGCCAAGTTTCGAAGGCATGCATGAGAAAAGCCGCATGCTTGTAGGGGCCACATTGAGCGCTGTGGAGGCTGTCATGGATGGAAGGACGGATAAGGCACTGAGTCTTGCTGGGGGACTTCACCATGGCTTCAGCGGACGGGCAAGCGGCTTCTGCATCTATAATGATTCGGCGGTCGCCATAGAATATATCAGAAGAAAGTATGGCAAACGTGTACTCTATATCGATACCGACGCCCATCATGGTGACGGTGTGCAATGGATCTTCTATGACACGAACGAAGTCATGACCTACTCCATCCATGAAACAGGCCGATACCTGTTCCCGGGGACCGGAAGCCTGACGGAACGGGGCACTGAAGAAGGATTCGGTTTTGCAGTCAACCTGCCCATCGATGCTTTCACTGAAGACACCTCCTTCCTGGAGATATTCAAGGAGACGCTCGAAGCGGCAATCAGAAAGTTCCAGCCGGATGTGATATTCAGCCAGAATGGTGTCGATGCACATTTCCGGGATCCGATGACCCATCTGGCACTGACTTCGAGAACCTTCGAGGAGATTCCCCGCTTTGTAAACCATATGGCCGACAAGTATACGGATGGCAAATGGATTGCCGTCGGTGGGGGCGGCTACAACATATGGCAGGTCGTCCCGCGCATGTGGGCCCAGATATGGCTCAGTATGACCGGCACTCCCGCTCCCCGCGGCCCCTTGCCGGAAGCATTCATGGAGCAGTACCGTTCCAGGAGCCCGGTCGACTTCCCTGAAAATTGGGAGGATGTGCTGACCGACTATAGCGACATCCCCCGGCGTGAGGAAATCAGTGAAAAGAACCGCAGCATGCTCACCCGGGCCATGCTCCACCTGGAGGAGCAGTAA
- a CDS encoding CBS and ACT domain-containing protein, with protein MLVERIMTSPVRTLTPEHTIEDALNMMSTYSFRHIPIIDDAENLVGIVSDRDIKLTLPSVLSDDDPDFTLKVPISRIMRKRVTYCHPLDFVEEIALDFYHYAIGAIPVLRNGRIVGIITQKDMLNTYLELTGITEPGSIIEVDIEDRTGVIYDIGKVFKDLNIKIVSISVYRNKEKKGYKTIVLRVQAMNPRKAIDTLKDRGFTVLEPSQMGQ; from the coding sequence ATGCTAGTTGAAAGAATTATGACCAGTCCGGTCAGAACACTGACGCCCGAACACACGATTGAAGATGCACTGAATATGATGAGCACCTACTCTTTCCGTCACATCCCGATCATTGATGATGCTGAAAATCTGGTGGGTATCGTCTCCGACAGGGATATCAAACTGACACTGCCTTCCGTGCTTTCGGATGATGATCCCGATTTCACACTGAAAGTGCCCATATCGAGGATTATGCGCAAGCGGGTCACCTACTGCCATCCGCTGGATTTCGTCGAGGAGATCGCGCTTGATTTCTATCACTATGCAATCGGCGCGATACCAGTCCTCAGAAATGGCAGGATTGTGGGTATCATCACCCAGAAGGATATGCTCAATACCTATCTGGAACTGACTGGAATTACAGAGCCGGGCTCGATAATAGAAGTGGATATCGAAGACCGTACCGGTGTCATCTATGATATCGGCAAGGTGTTCAAGGATCTCAACATAAAGATCGTGAGCATTTCCGTCTATAGAAACAAGGAGAAGAAGGGGTATAAGACAATTGTGCTGCGGGTACAGGCAATGAATCCGAGAAAAGCCATCGATACACTCAAAGACAGAGGGTTCACCGTGCTTGAACCCTCGCAGATGGGCCAATGA
- the ccpA gene encoding catabolite control protein A yields MTVTIYDVAREAKVSMATVSRVLNGNPNVKPETRKKVKDVIERLDYRPNAVARGLASKKTTTVGVIIPDISNLYYSSLARGLDDIAEMYNYQIIITNTDNDPEKERDAFLGLISKQVDGIVFLGGALNEETLNDIKGSHLPVVICGTSEKDENMPSVNIDYYEAIKEAASKFLEEGAEQIAFVKASYSEQLERHIEEGIKAAYQEKNKDFDEQYILSAAEDYQSGKSLFGKIQELKSDVVITMSDETAIGVLHGAMDHNIAVPDEIQIMSCSNTRLVNMVRPPLSSVALPLYDIGAVGMRLLTKYMNEETVEEANVILPYKIEYRATTK; encoded by the coding sequence ATGACGGTTACCATATATGATGTTGCCAGAGAGGCCAAAGTATCGATGGCAACAGTTTCCAGAGTGCTTAACGGGAATCCCAACGTCAAGCCGGAAACAAGAAAAAAAGTTAAAGATGTTATAGAAAGGCTGGACTATCGTCCGAATGCCGTGGCACGCGGTCTGGCTAGCAAGAAGACGACGACTGTCGGTGTCATCATTCCGGATATTTCAAACTTGTACTATTCCTCTCTGGCACGTGGTCTGGACGATATTGCCGAGATGTATAACTATCAGATCATCATTACGAACACAGACAATGATCCGGAAAAGGAAAGGGATGCTTTCCTTGGCCTGATCAGCAAGCAGGTCGATGGCATCGTCTTCCTGGGTGGTGCATTGAACGAGGAGACGCTCAATGACATAAAGGGCTCACATCTCCCAGTTGTCATATGCGGTACCAGCGAGAAGGATGAAAACATGCCATCCGTCAACATAGACTACTATGAAGCCATCAAGGAGGCTGCTTCAAAATTCCTTGAGGAAGGCGCTGAACAGATTGCATTTGTCAAAGCTTCCTATTCGGAACAGCTGGAGCGTCACATTGAGGAAGGCATAAAAGCGGCCTACCAGGAGAAGAACAAGGATTTCGATGAGCAGTACATCCTTTCCGCAGCCGAAGATTACCAGTCGGGTAAATCCCTGTTTGGCAAGATACAGGAACTGAAATCGGATGTCGTCATTACAATGAGTGATGAAACAGCCATCGGCGTGCTGCACGGTGCGATGGACCACAACATCGCGGTACCGGATGAAATACAGATCATGAGCTGCAGCAATACGCGCCTGGTGAACATGGTACGGCCTCCATTGTCGAGTGTGGCCCTGCCCTTGTATGATATCGGGGCAGTCGGAATGCGTCTGCTCACCAAATACATGAATGAAGAGACTGTGGAAGAGGCGAATGTCATCCTTCCCTATAAAATTGAATACCGGGCAACAACGAAATAG
- a CDS encoding bifunctional 3-deoxy-7-phosphoheptulonate synthase/chorismate mutase, whose translation MDNMNQDDALVREKLMEIDTALLELLDGRAAITGHSGKRIDDADHYSKLLSNYEGVYDADFVQALLESLTDASSRQASAEEPPPLLVSRAHQSADTIIRIGDAEIGGNAPAHIFGPCAVESYNQVAEVASDLKQKGLKMIRGGAFKPRTSPYDFQGLGEEGLEILRKTKEAHGLAVVSEIVAPEHVSMAEHQLDAFQIGARNMQNFELLKAVGRSRKPVILKRGMSATIEEFLYAAEYILAEGNGNVVFCERGIRTFEKSTRNTLDISAVPLLKQASHLPVLVDVTHSTGRKEIMSDCAKAAIAAGADGIMAEVHPDPAVALSDRAQQMSLEEFDKFYFSLI comes from the coding sequence GTGGACAATATGAACCAGGACGATGCTTTGGTCAGGGAAAAATTGATGGAGATTGATACAGCCCTATTGGAGCTGTTGGATGGAAGGGCAGCAATAACTGGTCACAGCGGGAAAAGAATCGATGATGCAGACCACTACAGCAAGCTGCTGTCCAATTATGAAGGTGTATACGATGCCGATTTTGTACAGGCTCTGCTCGAAAGTCTGACCGACGCATCCTCCCGGCAGGCAAGTGCGGAAGAGCCTCCGCCCCTTCTGGTGTCGAGGGCACATCAGAGCGCGGACACGATCATCAGGATCGGCGACGCCGAGATAGGCGGGAATGCACCTGCCCATATATTCGGCCCCTGTGCAGTGGAATCCTACAACCAGGTTGCAGAAGTGGCGTCGGACCTCAAACAGAAAGGCCTGAAAATGATCAGGGGTGGGGCATTCAAACCCCGCACTTCGCCATACGATTTCCAGGGCCTGGGGGAGGAGGGGCTCGAGATACTCCGGAAGACAAAAGAAGCGCATGGCCTCGCAGTGGTCAGCGAAATCGTTGCACCAGAACATGTCAGCATGGCCGAACACCAGCTTGATGCATTTCAGATCGGTGCCAGGAACATGCAGAATTTCGAACTGCTCAAGGCAGTGGGACGTTCCCGCAAGCCGGTGATCCTGAAAAGGGGCATGAGTGCGACGATAGAAGAGTTCCTGTATGCCGCCGAATATATACTGGCTGAAGGCAATGGCAATGTGGTCTTTTGTGAGCGGGGGATACGGACATTCGAAAAAAGCACAAGAAACACGTTGGACATCTCGGCTGTCCCCCTGCTCAAGCAGGCGAGCCACCTGCCTGTCCTGGTGGATGTCACACATTCCACAGGGAGGAAGGAAATCATGTCGGATTGTGCCAAAGCGGCAATTGCAGCAGGTGCCGATGGTATAATGGCAGAAGTCCATCCGGATCCAGCCGTTGCTCTGAGCGACAGGGCGCAGCAGATGTCCCTTGAGGAATTCGATAAATTTTATTTTAGTCTCATTTAA
- a CDS encoding YtxH domain-containing protein: METYNRDRHLHGVEEYEEQINQTTGRDFSIGLAVGLLVGTIGGLLLAPKSGDALRDDISEQTQKLSKNKESGSEEGADFKEKVQDKTNQLRDKMEDKKGDISAKKSEMDEKKRVKSLDESAVKAQKDAIQEEVNEPHTDDPRTVDMSKYAEKLDEDKK; the protein is encoded by the coding sequence ATGGAAACCTATAACCGTGATCGGCACCTTCATGGTGTTGAAGAATATGAGGAGCAGATCAACCAGACGACCGGAAGGGATTTCTCCATCGGCCTTGCCGTCGGTCTTCTCGTTGGAACAATTGGCGGACTGTTGCTCGCACCGAAATCCGGGGATGCATTAAGGGATGATATTTCCGAGCAGACCCAAAAGCTTTCCAAAAACAAGGAGAGCGGCAGCGAAGAAGGTGCAGACTTCAAAGAGAAAGTACAGGACAAGACGAATCAGCTGCGTGACAAGATGGAAGATAAGAAAGGCGATATCTCAGCCAAGAAAAGCGAAATGGATGAGAAGAAGAGGGTGAAATCCCTCGATGAATCTGCAGTCAAAGCTCAGAAGGATGCGATTCAGGAAGAAGTGAATGAACCGCACACTGATGATCCGAGGACGGTAGATATGTCGAAATACGCTGAAAAGCTTGACGAAGACAAAAAATAG
- a CDS encoding formate--tetrahydrofolate ligase, producing the protein MAHLTDQEIAAKADIKPIEEIAEKAGIPHDALEMYGKYKAKVDIHKIEGNEKQSKVVLVSAMNPTPAGEGKSTCTVGLADAFNQLEKNVMVALREPSLGPVMGIKGGATGGGRAQVLPMEEINLHFNGDLHAITTANNALSAFIDNHIHHGNKLNIDPRRVTWKRVLDMNDRALRQVVVGLGGPTRGVPREDGFDITVASEIMAVLCLASDIIDLKKKLADIVIGYTYDKEPITVGQLEVEGALALLLKEAIKPNLVQTMEGTPALIHGGPFANIAHGCNSLIATNTARKLADIVVTECGFGSDLGGEKFMNIKARKGEFAPDAIVLVATIRALKMNGGVAKKDLGEANVDALKEGIANLEKHIENARKFGIEPVVALNDFVTDTDEERDYVLNWCEEQNVRVSLTKVWEHGGSGGTELAEKVLEVLDEPQNFKHLYEDSLPIDQKIEKIVTEVYGGDGVNFTDKAKKQLAEIDRHGWGEFPVCMAKTQYSLSDDPSLLGRPNGFKVTVREVVAKAGAGFVVALTGDIMTMPGLPKVPSAVNMDVDADGNSKGLF; encoded by the coding sequence GTGGCACATTTGACAGACCAGGAAATTGCTGCGAAAGCAGACATCAAACCTATTGAGGAAATTGCAGAAAAGGCGGGTATTCCGCATGATGCTTTAGAGATGTATGGCAAATACAAGGCAAAAGTCGACATACATAAGATCGAAGGAAATGAAAAGCAATCCAAAGTCGTACTCGTATCCGCAATGAACCCGACACCGGCAGGGGAAGGGAAGTCCACTTGTACTGTGGGCCTCGCAGATGCGTTCAACCAGCTCGAGAAGAATGTTATGGTGGCACTCCGCGAACCCTCCCTCGGCCCGGTAATGGGCATCAAGGGTGGTGCGACAGGCGGTGGACGTGCACAGGTGCTTCCGATGGAAGAAATCAACCTCCATTTCAACGGAGACCTTCACGCGATCACAACAGCCAACAATGCACTTTCAGCATTCATCGACAACCATATCCATCACGGCAATAAACTGAATATCGATCCAAGACGTGTAACCTGGAAACGCGTGCTGGACATGAACGACCGTGCACTGCGCCAGGTGGTAGTAGGACTTGGTGGGCCGACACGCGGCGTCCCAAGAGAAGATGGATTTGATATTACAGTGGCGAGTGAAATCATGGCGGTGCTGTGTCTTGCAAGTGACATAATCGATCTCAAGAAAAAGCTGGCTGACATTGTCATCGGCTACACTTATGACAAGGAACCGATTACAGTCGGGCAGCTCGAAGTCGAAGGGGCACTTGCACTTCTGTTGAAAGAGGCCATCAAGCCGAACCTCGTACAGACGATGGAAGGTACTCCGGCACTCATCCATGGTGGACCTTTCGCCAACATTGCACACGGATGCAACTCACTCATCGCAACGAACACTGCAAGGAAACTTGCTGACATCGTCGTTACGGAATGTGGATTCGGTTCCGACCTCGGTGGAGAGAAATTCATGAACATCAAAGCAAGAAAAGGTGAATTCGCACCTGATGCGATTGTACTTGTGGCGACGATCCGTGCACTCAAGATGAATGGCGGCGTTGCCAAGAAAGATCTGGGTGAAGCGAATGTGGATGCACTGAAAGAGGGCATCGCAAACCTTGAGAAGCATATCGAAAATGCACGCAAGTTCGGCATTGAGCCAGTCGTTGCACTCAACGACTTCGTGACGGACACGGACGAAGAGAGGGACTACGTCCTCAACTGGTGCGAGGAGCAGAATGTACGGGTATCCCTGACCAAAGTGTGGGAGCATGGTGGTTCAGGTGGTACGGAACTTGCTGAGAAGGTACTTGAAGTGCTCGATGAACCACAAAACTTCAAGCATCTTTATGAAGATTCACTTCCGATCGATCAGAAAATAGAAAAGATCGTTACTGAAGTCTACGGCGGAGACGGTGTCAACTTTACAGACAAAGCCAAGAAGCAGCTGGCAGAAATCGACCGCCACGGCTGGGGAGAATTCCCGGTATGCATGGCAAAAACACAGTATTCCCTGAGCGATGACCCTTCACTCCTCGGACGCCCAAACGGCTTCAAGGTGACTGTAAGGGAAGTTGTCGCCAAGGCAGGAGCAGGATTCGTCGTTGCCCTGACAGGAGATATCATGACAATGCCAGGATTGCCTAAAGTCCCTTCAGCAGTGAACATGGATGTGGATGCCGACGGCAACTCCAAAGGCCTGTTCTAA
- a CDS encoding GNAT family N-acetyltransferase: MHHIKTYYKEEYETENHSFILEGPLTAKELSGFTYDDGLDAFRPPVEQFEAIKEIADLEEGRILIVREGDHIIGYVTFLHPDPMERWSDGNLPYIMELGAVEISLDYRSFGLGKRLLKLSMQDEFMENYIIITTEYYWHWDLKNSGLDVYEYKDLMIRLMASAGFEVFQTNDPEITGHPANTLMARVGRNIKEEQMMAFDKLRFKNRFFF; encoded by the coding sequence TTGCATCACATAAAGACTTATTATAAAGAAGAGTACGAGACGGAAAATCACTCATTTATCCTTGAAGGACCTTTGACTGCCAAAGAGCTTTCCGGCTTCACATATGATGATGGTCTTGATGCTTTCCGCCCGCCGGTCGAGCAGTTCGAAGCGATAAAGGAAATCGCCGACCTGGAAGAAGGTAGAATCCTGATCGTCAGGGAGGGGGATCACATCATCGGATACGTGACCTTCCTCCATCCCGACCCCATGGAACGCTGGTCTGATGGCAACCTTCCCTATATCATGGAGCTCGGTGCCGTCGAAATCAGTCTGGACTACCGCAGTTTCGGCCTCGGCAAACGTCTGCTGAAGCTGTCCATGCAGGATGAGTTCATGGAAAATTACATCATTATCACAACGGAATACTACTGGCATTGGGACCTTAAGAACAGCGGTCTTGATGTGTATGAATATAAGGACTTGATGATCAGGCTGATGGCGAGTGCCGGGTTCGAGGTCTTTCAGACGAACGACCCCGAAATCACTGGCCACCCCGCCAATACGCTCATGGCACGTGTAGGCAGGAATATCAAAGAGGAACAGATGATGGCTTTTGATAAGCTGAGATTTAAAAACCGCTTTTTTTTCTAG
- a CDS encoding DUF948 domain-containing protein, translating to MDWQIILYIAAGVAAIAFLILCIALAVVLFSVKKNLDHVAKTLDGVEGQIQGITRESTDLLHKTNRLAEDVQGKSAKLNSVVDAVQGIGQSMNNLNSSVDRVTNSITHNISQNEDKISQVVQWSNVAMEVADKWQMRQKRNSAFNTKYSTTAEDDPDNLPVAVNQSVTTNDNLDEDRVNAGLDNDSK from the coding sequence ATGGATTGGCAAATAATTTTATATATTGCCGCAGGTGTTGCTGCTATTGCCTTCCTGATTCTTTGTATTGCTTTGGCAGTTGTACTGTTCTCAGTCAAAAAGAATCTGGATCATGTAGCAAAGACACTTGATGGAGTAGAAGGACAGATTCAAGGCATTACCAGGGAATCAACTGATCTCCTGCACAAGACGAACCGTCTGGCAGAGGATGTACAGGGCAAATCTGCTAAACTCAATTCTGTAGTGGATGCCGTGCAAGGTATCGGACAATCCATGAATAACCTGAATTCTTCGGTTGACCGGGTGACGAATTCAATCACTCACAACATATCACAGAATGAAGATAAGATTTCCCAAGTTGTGCAATGGTCCAATGTTGCGATGGAAGTTGCAGACAAATGGCAGATGAGACAGAAGCGCAACAGTGCTTTCAACACCAAATATTCAACTACGGCTGAAGACGATCCGGATAATCTGCCGGTAGCTGTAAACCAGTCGGTAACGACGAATGACAACCTCGATGAAGATCGTGTGAATGCTGGGCTTGATAACGACAGCAAATAA
- the murC gene encoding UDP-N-acetylmuramate--L-alanine ligase yields MEKYHFIGIKGAGMSALAQVLHDLGHEVQGADIEKEVFTEHQLRDKGIRILPFDASNIVEGFTYIAGNAFGDDHPEISAARERGYPVIRYHEFLSQFMNQFTSIAVTGAHGKTSTTGLLSHVMNGDVDTTFLIGDGTGFGLEDSKYFTFESCEYKRHFLSYHPDYAIITNIDFDHPDYFKDLQDVIDAFSEMASQVKKAVIAYGGDSHTRSMSYDVPVYFYGIGDKFDISASDIEVLPNGTRFNVHVEGEFLDRFTIPMYGDHHVLNSLAVITVGYLEKLDMENIKKAFMTFGGVKRRFSETFKNGMVIVDDYAHHPKEIQATLETARKKYNGREIVTVFQPHTFSRTEKFLNEFAEALSASDKSYIVDIFGSAREQAGDLSSRDLVDLIPDAELLAEGDIDKLNSHKEAVIIFMGAGDIQKYEKRFTELLS; encoded by the coding sequence ATGGAAAAATATCATTTTATAGGAATCAAGGGCGCAGGCATGAGTGCGCTGGCCCAGGTGCTTCATGACCTCGGTCATGAGGTCCAGGGGGCCGATATAGAAAAGGAAGTGTTTACTGAACACCAGCTCAGGGACAAGGGTATAAGGATCCTGCCCTTTGATGCGTCGAACATCGTGGAGGGTTTCACCTACATTGCAGGCAACGCCTTTGGTGATGACCATCCCGAAATCAGCGCAGCAAGGGAAAGGGGATACCCGGTCATACGCTACCATGAGTTCCTTTCACAATTCATGAACCAGTTCACCTCAATTGCGGTCACTGGTGCCCACGGCAAGACTTCCACCACGGGCCTGCTCAGCCACGTGATGAATGGGGACGTTGATACGACTTTCCTCATAGGGGATGGCACAGGTTTTGGTCTTGAGGACAGCAAATACTTTACTTTCGAATCCTGCGAATACAAGCGGCACTTTTTAAGCTATCATCCTGATTATGCCATCATCACCAACATAGATTTCGACCACCCGGACTATTTCAAGGATCTCCAGGATGTCATCGATGCATTTTCCGAAATGGCGAGTCAGGTCAAAAAGGCTGTGATCGCCTATGGGGGGGACAGCCATACAAGAAGCATGTCCTATGATGTTCCTGTCTATTTCTACGGCATCGGAGACAAATTCGACATCAGTGCCTCCGACATTGAAGTCCTCCCCAATGGGACCCGCTTCAATGTCCACGTGGAAGGCGAGTTCCTGGACAGGTTCACGATTCCGATGTATGGAGACCACCATGTGTTGAATTCCCTTGCGGTGATCACAGTGGGCTACCTGGAGAAGCTTGATATGGAAAATATCAAAAAGGCATTCATGACTTTCGGGGGGGTGAAGAGACGTTTCAGCGAAACGTTCAAAAATGGCATGGTCATCGTCGACGATTACGCACATCACCCCAAAGAAATACAGGCCACCCTTGAAACGGCAAGGAAGAAATATAATGGGAGGGAAATCGTCACAGTTTTCCAGCCCCATACTTTCTCCCGGACGGAAAAGTTCCTGAATGAGTTTGCAGAAGCCCTGTCCGCCTCGGACAAATCCTACATTGTGGATATTTTCGGTTCAGCAAGGGAACAGGCGGGCGATCTGTCAAGCCGGGACCTTGTGGATTTGATTCCGGATGCCGAACTGCTGGCAGAAGGGGATATCGACAAGCTCAATTCACATAAGGAAGCTGTCATCATCTTCATGGGAGCAGGCGACATCCAAAAATATGAGAAAAGATTTACCGAGTTATTATCCTAA